In one window of Macrobrachium rosenbergii isolate ZJJX-2024 chromosome 27, ASM4041242v1, whole genome shotgun sequence DNA:
- the LOC136853432 gene encoding uncharacterized protein → MSTCSIDLQGNYISWSEGWVLRNVSRLELPLADLCKDVKIRSHFWFPNLYFDTAQYLCEALGADLPVVDSLKEVRAISEEANNTYPDSDVCSFEYWTSFSDSLEEGVWRYGNGQIPKNPIWLAQEPNGLKYENCAVLTIHGMADIDCKVDRKCVACTFKEQQRFSLLGSCESEVRNVYFVAYQKLLGELYFMGYGSYYIRKEGEQWVWVDDVKNETIARMETAKPNYPMGRRVWHLQRPVCDQEPNQKRTLLLTPCEENEYTCDDGSCVAHHKRCDLKYDCRDNSDEADCMLIDHPEGYQKHLPPRSNLGEDLSLLVVLSMRVSTMAVKTMEMAVDVTFELMLTWKDNRLQYLNLKVNDTLNVLALEAMKTLWTPDVTFVNAIGNHHTYVDEYTSMMINRSSEFKTRDETAPAEVEVFPGKFNALSIKRKYGITFDCSFNLLLYPFDNQECSMHLRITSAPKSFLMFDSVESLAINLGESLSAEYYIGGLKVGYEATGEYSEALIKIPLTRLAGYAILNIYIPTLVLLMISYMSLFVRTDMFDTRMMAALTVQLVIATLFSQVSSSLPKTSYFKMVDVWFMFCIAITFIVILFHGIIDNILYPGSGKISSIIQVGVAWMGPGSESKPSSASHKNEGDFMVKVSKIVVLSLFALFNVGYWGYILS, encoded by the exons ATGAGTACTTGCAGTATCGACTTGcaaggaaattatatttcttggAGTGAAGGCTGGGTCCTGCGTAATGTTTCTCGTCTTGAGTTACCTCTGGCAGATCTCTGTAAAGACGTGAAAATTCGGTCTCACTTCTGGTTTCCTAACTTGTACTTTGATACTGCTCAGTATTTATGCGAAGCTCTGGGCGCCGATCTGCCAGTCGTCGATTCCCTGAAGGAGGTCAGAGCTATAAGCGAAGAAGCAAACAACACGTATCCCGATTCAGATGTGTGTTCCTTCGAATACTGGACTTCTTTTTCAGACTCGCTAGAAGAAGGCGTCTGGCGATACGGCAACGGACAAATACCGAAGAATCCAATCTGGCTGGCGCAAGAACCGAATGGTTTAAAGTATGAAAACTGTGCTGTTCTGACCATTCATGGCATGGCTGATATTGACTGCAAAGTGGACAGGAAATGCGTTGCTTGCACATTCAAAGAACAACAGAGGTTTTCGCTCTTGGGGTCTTGTGAAAGTGAAGTACGGAATGTTTACTTTGTCGCATATCAAAAGCTTCTTGGTGAGCTCTACTTCATGGGCTATGGAAGTTATTACATAAGAAAAGAAGGGGAACAGTGGGTCTGGGTTGATGACGTCAAGAATGAAACCATAGCAAGGATGGAAACTGCAAAGCCCAATTACCCAATGGGCAGGAGGGTGTGGCATCTGCAGAGACCAGTGTGCGATCAGGAACCGAATCAGAAACGCACTCTTCTTCTGACGCCTTGTGAAGAGAACGAGTACACTTGTGATGATGGCAGCTGTGTCGCCCACCACAAGCGCTGTGACCTCAAGTACGACTGCCGGGACAACAGCGATGAGGCTGACTGCATGCTGATCGACCATCCCGAAGGATACCAGAAGCACCTTCCCCCCAGATCAAACTTAGGGGAAGACCTGAGCCTCCTCGTTGTTCTGTCCATGCGTGTGAGCACGATGGCGGTCAAGACTATGGAGATGGCCGTTGATGTTACCTTCGAACTCATGTTAACGTGGAAGGACAACAGGCTGCAGTATTTGAACCTTAAAGTTAACGATACACTGAATGTCCTGGCTCTCGAAGCTATGAAGACGCTGTGGACGCCTGATGTAACGTTCGTCAATGCTATTGGGAATCATCACACGTACGTGGACGAATACACCTCTATGATGATCAACCGGAGTTCTGAATTCAAAACGAGGGATGAAACTGCGCCTGCTGAAG TGGAAGTTTTCCCCGGCAAATTCAACGCCCTGTCCATCAAGCGAAAGTACGGCATCACTTTCGACTGCAGCTTCAACCTGCTGCTTTATCCGTTTGACAACCAGGAGTGTTCGATGCACCTCAGGATTACTTCGGCGCCCAAGTCATTCCTCATGTTCGATTCGGTGGAGTCATTAGCCATCAACTTAGGAGAGAGTCTGTCGGCGGAGTATTAC ATCGGAGGTCTGAAAGTCGGATACGAAGCAACTGGAGAGTACAGTGAAGCCCTCATAAAGATCCCACTGACTAGGCTTGCTGGGTATGCCATACTGAACATTTACATCCCAACTCTGGTGCTTCTTATGATCAGTTACATGTCCCTCTTCGTCAGAACTGACATGTTTGATACGAGAATGATGGCCGCCCTCACAGTACAGTTGGTCATTGCTACACTGTTTTCACAG GTGTCATCATCTCTCCCGAAGACCTCCTACTTCAAGATGGTCGACGTGTGGTTCATGTTCTGCATCGCTATCACCTTCATCGTCATCCTGTTCCACGGAATCATCGACAACATTCTGTACCCGGGCTCTGGCAAAATATCTTCGATTATCCAAGTAGGAGTTGCCTGGATGGGACCAGGCAGTGAGAGCAAGCCCTCCTCCGCTTCGCATAAGAACGAAGGAGATTTCATGGTGAAAGTCTCCAAGATTGTTGTGCTCTCTTTGTTTGCCCTTTTCAACGTAGGGTACTGGGGATACATCCTTTCTTGA